The following proteins are co-located in the Calliphora vicina chromosome 2, idCalVici1.1, whole genome shotgun sequence genome:
- the Ugt301D1 gene encoding UDP-glycosyltransferase UGT5 yields MQTINCLQYLLALSIFCCCNGYNILFMCPFPAPSHWLWLEHFQRDLLRRGHHITTVNNHPTKSPHPNLTEIIIDPKFDIPYYFPKENVFKLQYVSDFQNLQMWWHVGLLTSDYALNNTKVKSLIESSDKKFDLLILEQFFHESFLMFAHKFKCPIVTIGTMGYADNMDHAMGLVTPWSVIPHLVLPHTDRMSFSERMYNSYLSLYDAVMRRWFYMPQMQEMAERHFGSHIKGPLPNVRELEKNISLMLINSHRSVDLPRPSMPGLVNVGGAHIKPAKPLPANLKSFIDNSTHGVVYFSLGSYMKSTDMPEDKVALILQAFGRLKQNVLWKYENESMGHLPENVMIQKWMPQNDILAQPNVKLFITHGGIFGGQEGLYWAKPMLCIPLYGDQHRNTIKSVRAGYARTLTFSDITAQSLQNNIEILINEPQYKQKALEMSQKFRDNPIHPLNEASYWIEYIARYKGADFLKSYGAFMPLYQYLLLDVLLCVAVGLFLVIWLPLYLIRVLTKLLFKKSSKEDNAVKHKKQM; encoded by the exons ATGCAGACAATAAACTGTCTCCAATATCTGTTAGCCTTGAGTATTTTCTGTTGCTGTAATGGTTACAACATCTTGTTTATGTGTCCTTTTCCAGCACCCAGTCATTGGTTGTGGCTGGAACATTTTCAAAGAGATCTACTAAGAAGAGGGCATCACATAACAACCGTAAACAATCATCCCACAAAATCTCCTCATCcaaatttaacagaaattatAATAGATCCCAAATTTGATATACCCTACTACT TTCCCAAAGAAAACGTCTTCAAATTGCAGTATGTCAGCGACTTTCAAAATCTACAAATGTGGTGGCATGTTGGTTTATTAACCTCCGATTATGCTCTAAACAATACCAAAGTCAAGTCATTGATTGAAAGTAGTGATAAGAAATTTGATTTGCTCATTTTGGAGCAATTTTTCCATGAGAGTTTTCTAATGTTTgcacataaatttaaatgtccCATTGTGACGATAGGTACCATGGGTTATGCTGATAATATGGATCATGCTATGGGTTTAGTAACACCTTGGTCGGTGATACCACATCTGGTGTTGCCGCACACCGATCGCATGAGTTTTAGCGAGAGAATGTACAACTCATATTTGTCGTTGTATGATGCGGTAATGAGAAGGTGGTTTTATATGCCTCAAATGCAGGAAATGGCTGAAAGACATTTTGGTTCTCATATAAAGG GTCCTTTGCCTAATGTCAGAGAGTTGGAGAAAAACATATCCTTGATGTTAATTAATAGTCATAGAAGTGTGGATTTGCCCAGACCCAGTATGCCCGGCTTGGTAAATGTGGGAGGAGCTCATATAAAACCGGCCAAGCCTTTGCCGGCAAATTTGAAG TCCTTTATCGATAATTCTACCCATGGCGTTGTTTACTTTTCTCTGGGTTCCTATATGAAAAGTACCGATATGCCTGAGGATAAAGTTGCcttgattttgcaagcttttggcagactaaaacaaaatgttctGTGGAAATATGAAAATGAAAGTATGGGTCATCTGCCTGAAAATGTAATGATACAAAAATGGATGCCTCAAAACGATATCTTAGCTCAACCCAATGTTAAACTATTCATAACACATGGTGGCATATTTGGCGGACAAGAAGGCCTATACTGGGCTAAACCTATGCTTTGTATACCTCTATATGGTGATCAACATCGCAATACCATCAAATCCGTGCGAGCAGGCTATGCTCGTACTCTGACATTTTCAGATATTACCGCCCAAAGTCTACAAAACAACATAGAAATTCTTATAAATGAACCACAGTATAAACAGAAAGCTTTGGAAATGTCTCAAAAGTTCCGTGATAATCCCATACATCCTCTGAATGAGGCCTCCTATTGGATAGAGTATATTGCCCGTTATAAGGGTGCCGACTTCCTAAAATCCTATGGTGCCTTTATGCCTCTTTATCAATATTTACTATTGGATGTTTTATTGTGTGTAGCTGTTGGTTTATTTTTAGTGATATGGTTACCTTTGTATTTAATTAGGGTCTTAACAAAGTTATTATTTAAGAAATCTTCTAAGGAAGATAATGCCGTGAAGCATAAAAAGCAAATGTAA